Genomic DNA from Corylus avellana chromosome ca4, CavTom2PMs-1.0:
ATGCTAATATTCAGTACTGCGACGCTAGGATCAGTCTCGGGCGTTTCCTTTCTCTCGCACATCTTCACCAGCGATGCCACTTACACTCCTCCTCAGTTCCCTTCTCTCGTAAACCATTGCCACAAATCTCCCGCCAAAAGATACTCTTTCCACGCTGCCAAAGTCTCCGTCTCTGGCAACGCCAACACCGAAGTTTCCGAGCAATCCTCCGCTGCCCAACTTTCCGATGACTCGTCTGCCTTACCGGAGGCCGTTCGGCAAGCTCGGGTGTGTTTATTTATTACTATTATGAATGCAATTGTACCTCTTGGCCTTTGTTTATGGATGGGAAGTTACCATTAGATGATGAACCCAGGTGGAGAACCATGACGTTTGTTTGCCCCTGCAACTTCTGCAATTTTGCTAATCTGTTCATATTTGCGGTTTACCTGTAACATAGTAATTTCTATTCTGTGACATAGTACAATGACTCCCAGTAGTTGTTTGGCTTGTGTGCGCCGGAAGCAAGCTGGGGGTGGCTTGGATCCTCCAACTTCATATATTTACTAATCATCTTAGAACAACATGAATAGAAGGTGTAGTTGTGAAACAATCAATTAAAGTGGAAAGTAACTTGAGAACTTAGATTTGACATAGATTCTATAGCGCATTAGCAAAAGAGATACAAAGTTTGTCTCATTTCATTGGTTTTATGTCCCATTCTTCTAGGTGTCTGATCTAATACTTACTTTCTGCAAACAAGTAGATATCTGGTGATTGGGAGGTAGCAAGGACTTATAATGGTAGTGGATTCATGTACGAGGGCAGGATTGAAGGTTATAATGGTGGAGGCTTGCTGGTCCGGTTTTATTCTCTTGTAGGTTTTCTGCCGTTCTCACAGTTGAGTCCATCACATTCTTGTAAAGGTACTAATTTTGTTGGTTCTGGTCATACTTTGTtcttgagtgttttttttttttggggggtctatttttctattctccTCTCTGTCtcgcttttttattttttatttttgtctggAAGTTGGTGTAAGATGTGGATGGCTTTAAGCATGTTTCCGTTTTCCTTTTAATTGATAGTcagagaaaaattttaaatgcatGTAATTTGATATGAAACATAAATAATGTATTTGGCTGTCATGATGTAGATAATGTTTGAGATAGCAGATGGACAATTGACGTATAAAAATGATGATGACTTGAATTTTCATGGCTGAAATTCAGAATTGCAGAAGTATAATCCCCTGGGTTTTttattgctctctctctctctctctctaaagagTAATCTATATTATGAGATcgcgttttttatttttttaagcaaataactAGTAATTTCAAGAAGAGAAACAAACTTGAAAATTGAACTCTGGAATGATAGATGGACTAGAGTAGCgagtttgaatccttaaataTATTTGCTTCATAACTTAAATACGCTCTCTCTTACAATCCTTATATTTAATCTTTCCCTGTTCATGTTTTAGAACAAAccttatagtttttttttttttggatgaagaaaataaatttaaccaaGAGGATATTGATTCCAAATCAAATGCAAAGCAGGTGGCATTAACTGCAAACAGCTCCTCTTAATTAAACTGAGACCCAGGCTACTAATTACCTATACATCTGAAACAAGCAACTAGGAGTCAAACATTCCACCAAAAACATAatcttttatcaaaaatataGTTTCTGATTTTCCTGCAAATAGTTCACTTTTCAAACTTACATCGTCTGTTCTATAATTACCTGAGTGAATTCTCTCATTCCTTTTAGCTCAGATAGTGTAGAAGAGCAGCCAAGGTACTCTGAAAGTAGTCAtgataaaagttatttttttttttttttttgttaagttgtCATTGCAAAAGCTTTCCCCTTTGAGATTGGAGTAGCCCATCAACACCGTACCCGGTACCAACTTGTCTCATTTAATAGTCTTCCCTAAATTCTTTGAAGAAAACCACATTCATAATACAAGTGATCTCTGATTTCAATACTATCAATAGCACTTGTACAGAAAATACAATGATTATTTCATAATCCTGATGCATtagctttttgatatatatgacattacttagaaaaataataataataataatccggATGCATTAGACTTTCCCTTATAGTCAATCTGTTGTAAATAATAAGCCAAGCAAAAAATCCGTCTTGGAATTTCCTTTCAATACAATTTCATGTATTTTCCTTCTCAAatctgcttttttctttttttctttttttcttttttttttcttttcttttctagtttTTAGTATTAAAGTCTCCTATAAAGGAAATAGATGCTGTCATTTGTTAGTAGAATActcttttatttcaaaaaatttcaaacttgtgctTTAGTTTTCTAGTCATGTATTggtaaatattttcttttcctgaTGGCTTCATAGTTACCGTTCATACAATGAATTTTGTGGTGCCAACTTACCTTCTTTCATGGCAATTGAACTTCAAATTACTGACATACTGCAAAACTTTGTTGCCATTTTATGTAGAATCACGCAAAAGTATCCATGAGATTGCTAAGGATTTAACAGGTTCAGATATTTCTGTGAAGGTAATAACTTGTTTACGTGTAATACTTACAATTTGCCACACTTGAAAATTTACCTCCTATATCAGTCAAATCTTGTCTCTAAGGCTGTATCAAAGTCCATAATGTCTCAGTGTATACTTTTGATGGTTTAGAATCCTATTGCGAGTAATCGATGTTGAGCATGAATACCATTTAAGGAAAGCCAAAAACTGAGGTCTTTCACATACCTTTGTTGCAGCCAACACAACCAGAATAGGAACATTGGGGGATGTTTTAAGCCGTCCAGAATATTGCACAGGTAACACCAATTTGGGTGGTAAACTTTCTGTTAGGCTATGTGGAGCCTGGTTTGTATTCAACCCGGTTTGCACCCGACTTAGTTTGACGTTGAAAGTGCTACGGTTTAAATGGGATTTTTCTGAGGCTTAGTCCATGGGAATAGGATAGATTTCCTAACACCTTCCATGGGTAGACCCTCATTACTCACATCTGGAAATTCATTACCCAATGGTGATGCTTGCTACCCGAGCAAGAGCACACACAACTCACAGCATAGGAACACTAGAGAGTGAGATAGAGATCTATCAATGAGTGTGTTATGAGACTTGAATGTGAGAGCTGAGTAATAGCTCCCCCGTAACGTTGATGCTCCAGCTATCCAGGTAACGCCACGTTTAGCATGTGCTGGAAACTGAATGAGCTGACAAAAAAGCTGGGTCAGGTCCACTGATGGGGGCCTGAACTTTGCCCAGGCTCAGCACAATTTGTAACACGCATCAATGTATCCTTGGGCAGACTCTTGCTTTTTAGAAGAGGGGTTCTCTCTTTATGAAATTGTTCTTTCAATACCATATAATTGAAAATGGTGCAACCTTATATACTCATTTTCTGCCATCTCTTTaggatatatattgttttagtCTTCATTCTATGTCTGCCAATCATGTGGCTGAAAAGTTGTATATGTTGTCCTTAATTATTTTGTTCTAACATACCAGTCTCtcaaaaattttttgataagtaattaatctcattgaaaagcgcagaggggtgcaaccTTAATACAcatgaaatatacaagagaatcCCCTATTCAATAAGAAAGAAGAGCAAAAGTTCAAAAAGttagaaaaactagaaaaaagaaGACTATTATGAGTTGCTATCCATGTGGACCATGTGTAAAGGAAGTTGAATAAAATCATTTTCAGCTCTGTGACCAAAGTCTCTCTATCTTTAAAGCTTTGTGCGTTCCGCTCTTTCCAAATACACCAAATTAAACATAAAGGAGCTAACATCCACACTTCCAAAATGTCATGATGCCTCACCTGACCTCCCCAACTCATCAACCACTTTCTCACctttctaggcataacccactcaatgccaaacaaattaaaaagggaGCTCCATAAATCTTTTTCTACTttacaatgaagaagaaggtgatcgaTAGACTCCCCACTCTTATTGTACATACAACACAAATCCACCATAATAATGTTTCGCTTACTCAGATTATTTAGTGTCAATATTTTCCCTAATGCCACCGTCCACACAAAAAATGTCACTCTCGAAAGAGCCTTAACTCTcaaaatacttttccaaggaaacAGGGAAACCGTAAATATGGTCAACATATGATAAAACGACTTCACTTCAAACTTGTACCTCTTGGAAGGGATCTAACAAATTCTATTCGCATACATCTGaaaatgtgttaaaaaaaaaaaaggggatttTGCTCTCATCAAATTTCTCATGAAGTTGTTTACAATCTGAAAATGTGAGATCCTTCTGACATGATCTTACCCCTTTAACTCGTCATAGTGATCAATGAtaatatctttctttcttctttcagTATAGTAATTCAGGAGTTGTTCTTAATATACATACTACCttagtttctttttgtattAGGTAATCCAAGCAGATGAGGAGAACAAGAAGTTGATACTCTCTGAAAAGGAAGTTGTCTGGTCAAAATTTTCTGAACAAGTTAACATAGGTGATATTTTTGAAGCAAGAGTGGGTTCTGTTGAGGACTATGGTGCCTTTATCCATTTACGTTTCCCTGATGGTATGTTCTATTTTGACTCATGTGATTGTAGTTTTCCTTTGTATTTGTTATGGGACAAAGTTTAAAGTGGCATCTTAGAGCTGTCTTGCAGGTTTTTATCATCTCACTGGACTGGTGCATGTCTCAGAGGTTTCTTGGGATTTAGTTCAGGATGTAAGAGACATCCTAACTGAAGGTGATGAAGTAAGGGTGAAAGTTACAAGTGTTGATAGGTTAGTTCATGGTGCTTATTACCTGATTTCTGCCTCTCTTTTTCCCCCTTAAATACTGAATAAATCCAGAATCACATCAACAAGGTACTAATCATACCGAATCCTCATGTAGTAATGCAGATCATTAACTTTGTTGTATATTCTGTTATACCTAGTACATACATGCAGATTTTCACTTCCAAGTTGTGCTAGGTCATAAAAGCACACGTATAGCTTGTTTCAATTAACCATcttaactaatttatttagaagTACTTTATGTGTCAATGCAAACCTGCAGTTGTATATTCTGTCTACTTCTTGTGTACTCGGGTAGCGCctttgcttttaatgatattttgatttcttatatatatatatttataacatGCTAACGTTCACCcccattccaaaaaaaaaaaaaaaaaagaatgccaAATCATGCTTTATTTGATCCAATTTTGACTAAATAATGAaaactttattcattttttttctgttttccttcCAAAGAACTTCGACTATGCACAAAGCAAAATTTGCATGCCTCTACTGGTGTGTTCCTGATAGACAAGACATTCTTTGGCATTTTCTTAGACTTGTGTCATGAATTATCAGCAATCATGTTTATGAGGCTAAATTGTTGGGTGCTTTCTCTTGAGCTTCCCATGCCAATTCTTTAAGCAACTAAAGTGATGGACCTTCTCTGAAGTTGAAAACTGCTAAATGTCTCTTCATTTGGTATAGGCTTGCAAGGCAGTGCTGTATTATGAAGGGGAAAAGATCTGTTAATTTTCATAAGcttgcttatttttcttttttactttttgcttGTCCTTTCTGTACATGAATGTAATCTTTTAGCACCAACCATGTGGGTTTTTGACGAACAATCTATTCAGGGAAAAGTCAAGGATTACCCTGTCAATCAAGCAGTTAGAGGAAGATCCACTTCTAGAAACTTTGGACAAGGTTATACCTCAGGTTTGTCATTGGATATCATCTTATGTCCTTTGGTCATGTTCTTGATTGGGACTATGTCCACTTAAAAAAGCATGTTTCCATTATGAATGGATAATACATTTCACAGGATGCCTCTACTATTCCTGATTCTTTGAGCAATAGCGACATCAGTACTATTGAACCGCTTCCAGGGCTTGAATCGATATTTGAAGAGCTACTACAGGAAGATGGGTATGAATTCATCGTTGCTTGACTCATGAAGAGTTTTTTCTGAAGTTCTATAGTATGGGTTaaactcttcttttttaaaatttttttttaaaaaaaaatgttgaatgaaGTAACCATTGTTCCATTGTCTATCTCATCTTCATAGTATGGCAACATGTATCACATTTCGCAGTTGGCTGAGCGCATCTATTAATAAGACTTAATCTCCTCAGCAACTTGATTTGCCTCCCTTTCAGTTAAATATTAAGTGATAACCTTACGGGCCAGTAGACCACAAGTAGTATTTCTGACGGATGGTTTCAAAGTTGGTCAATCTGGTCCATCCTGAATTTAGACTAAGAATCGTTAGAAGGAAGTTGGGGTCCCTTAAGATCTTGATTTATTATGATTTTGGATGCTATATTTCTGTATCAATGAACTGTCTTTTGGATGACTATATTCCTGATCATTTGAAGGCATGCGTATTGTGCCTAAAACTTTGGAGAAACAAAATTTGCTGGATGCTTACTCTCCCTCTAGGAGAATCACAGGCTTCCTACTTTTGTGGCTTGATGTCTATAAATATCGAACTTGCTACCCTGTATTCTTCTTGAAATTCAATGTTAAAAACATAAGAATTTTTGGTTTTCCAGTAACTAATAACGGTACTTATTCTTCTTTGATCCAGCATAGATGATGTAAGAATCATTAGACAAGGGTTTGAGAAACGGGTGGTTTCACAAGATCTGCAGCTTTGGCTTTCAAATGTGAGTTTCATTTATTTGCATGAGACCATCTAATTTGTATACATCTTCATTCTTATATACCAACTTTGTCATGTTGCATTACCGCAGGCACCACCCACTAACCAGAAATTCACTCTCCTTGCCCGTGCTGGAAGGCAGGCAAGTCTCATCGAAGCTTCCCTCCctctctacctctctctctctctctctctctctctgaccgTACTATTATCTTCCTTGCGTTCAGGTGCAGGAAATACATCTGAGAACGTCGCTTGATCAGGAAGGAATCAAAAAGGCATTGCAGCGAGCATTAGAACGTGTCCCATAATTTATGCAATGTTCTTTTGTACAGAAGTTATGATTAATGAGTAATGCTGCACTTTCATACCTATTTTATCACACTACTTCACATTGGTTGATGTGACGAGCTGAATAGAGATAAAAAGTTTTGTTTCCTTACGTAGCTATTTAATCCATGCCACATCGGTGGGTATTTAATCCATGCCACATCAGCGGGTATGAAGTGGGTGTAAAGAATATATTATTCATTATGAATTTAAAATCTGGCCATTGTGAGCTGTATATATGCCTACAGGTAACTTTGTTAAATTTTCAACTAAACTTTATTATTTGATTGCACGAAAATGCATTGATAGTTCAATTTCTAGTGCTAACTGTGCTATTGTTCCATACTTGCAATACGCTAAATTTAACATCTCATCTAAAACGAGCAATAACTTCCAGCTGTGTACACAACAAACTTTCAGAACATTTATgtctaatttttaatattttctttgtaGCATGAATATTTGTGGTGTTAAGAGGCCATTTGTCTTTTATGTTATCTagttcttattaaaaaaaaaaaaaaaagacaaacatgATCAGTCCCAAGATTAGATTGTCCTAACATGAGGGTAATCCCCCAAGCATAAGTTTATATTATGTAATCCTACCCTGAGCATAAGCCAAAAAGAAACTTTTCAATTTGTGTCAAGTGTATAACATAATTGTATAGGGGTTTGTTAACACAATGACTACACACCAAACATGAAACGGAGAAGACATGTAAAAAGACGGAAGGTCGAAGTAGTTCATTGGGAATGACAATGAAACCACCTCTATTCTTAAGTCAATAAGTGGAGTAAAAATGAAATTGTGGGCTAGAGGACCAGCTAGTAGTCGGNNNNNNNNNNNNNNNNNNNNNNNNNNNNNNNNNNNNNNNNNNNNNNNNNNNNNNNNNNNNNNNNNNNNNNNNNNNNNNNNNNNNNNNNNNNNNNNNNNNNGGGTGAAAGTTACAAGTGTTGATAGGTTAGTTCATGGTGCTTATTACCTGATTTCTGCCTCTCTTTTTCCCCCTTAAATACTGAATAAATCCAGAATCACATCAACAAGGTACTAATCATACCGAATCCTCATGTAGTAATGCAGATCATTAACTTTGTTGTATATTCTGTTATACCTAGTACATACATGCAGATTTTCACTTCCAAGTTGTGCTAGGTCATAAAAGCACACGTATAGCTTGTTTCAATTAACCATcttaactaatttatttagaagTACTTTATGTGTCAATGCAAACCTGCAGTTGTATATTCTGTCTACTTCTTGTGTACTCGGGTAGCGCctttgcttttaatgatattttgatttcttatatatatatatttataacatgcccccctccccaaaaaaaaaaaaaagaatgccaAATCATGCTTTATTTGATCCAATTTTGACTAAATAATGAaaactttattcattttttttctgttttccttc
This window encodes:
- the LOC132177384 gene encoding uncharacterized protein LOC132177384; the encoded protein is MLIFSTATLGSVSGVSFLSHIFTSDATYTPPQFPSLVNHCHKSPAKRYSFHAAKVSVSGNANTEVSEQSSAAQLSDDSSALPEAVRQARISGDWEVARTYNGSGFMYEGRIEGYNGGGLLVRFYSLVGFLPFSQLSPSHSCKESRKSIHEIAKDLTGSDISVKVIQADEENKKLILSEKEVVWSKFSEQVNIGDIFEARVGSVEDYGAFIHLRFPDGFYHLTGLVHVSEVSWDLVQDVRDILTEGDEVRVKVTSVDREKSRITLSIKQLEEDPLLETLDKVIPQDASTIPDSLSNSDISTIEPLPGLESIFEELLQEDGIDDVRIIRQGFEKRVVSQDLQLWLSNAPPTNQKFTLLARAGRQVQEIHLRTSLDQEGIKKALQRALERVP